The Pseudomonas sp. SCB32 DNA window TACCCCGAGGGTGTTCCAGTCAAAGCCAAGCTGGATACCGGCGCGCTGACCTCGTCGATGGACGCGAAGGACCTCGCGTACTTCGACAAGGACGGCAAGAAGTGGGTGCGCTTCAAGGTCGTGGTCAAGAACAGCGATACCGGCGACGAGACGGTCCAGGAGTTCGCCCGCCCCGTGCTGAGAAAGGTCAAGGTCAGCGGTGCCGGCGGCGCGGATCATCGTCCGGTGGTATCGCTGCAGATCTGCCTGGGCAACCAGCTGCTCGACGAAGAGTTCTCGCTGCGGGATCGCAAGGACATGCTCTACCCGGTGCTGATCGGTCGAAAGACCCTGGAGCACATAGGCCCCGTCGATGTGCGGCGTACCTTCACCCAGAAGCCCAGCTGCGAGGGCTGAGTGGCACAGAGCCGCCCGTTGCTGCGGCGGTCCATCGCCATTCGTGGCATAGCTCCGGCGGCCTCGCAGGAGCAGGCTCTGGCCGCGATGACCCCGAACGGGACCTTGATCGCTGCACGGATGAATCCGCGCCTGCAGTAATGGCACCTTCGGGTCTTTGTGCCGGGCGCAGCCTCAACGGCGCTATGATGCGCGGCACGAGGAACAGGGAGTGATCTCCAGGGAGGAGCGGCAATGGTTCATGGATACAACCTGGCGCTGATCATGGCCGCAGCGCTGGATGCACTGGCCGCTGCGCTGCACATCGGCGTCGTGATCGTCGGGCCGCGCTGGTATCGACTCTTTGGAGCGGGCGAGCGCATGGCTCGCGCCGCCGAAGCCGGCAGGCTGTACCCGGCGGTGATCACCCTCGGCATCGCCCTGGTCCTGTTCGCCTGGGCAGGCTACGCACTCTCCGGCGCTGCGGTAATCGGCCCTTTGCCATTGCTGCGCCCGGCTCTAGTCGCGATCACACTGGTGTACCTGTTCCGGGGCATCGCCGGCCCCTACCTGCTGCACGGTACTGGCCGGAGCCGGCAATTCATCATCCTCAGCTCGGCTATTTGCCTGGGCGTTGCGCTCACCCATCTGCTGGGGCTGCTCCAGGTATGGAGCCGGCTGGGCTAGGTGCTGGGTCGGTAGCTGCGGCCTGTCGGGCATTTCGCCTCGGATAGCTCCAACGCTGCGGGTGCACGGTGTTATCATGTAACGCTAACGGAGAATGTTTGAACAGGCGGGCCGATATGCAGGCCTGTGCCGATTCCGTGTCGAACAGAATCGGCGGCAATCTTGAGCAAGTGCGGACTTAGCGTGGTGATTTGAGTGAAGCGCAATGATGTAAAAGCCCGGAATGCCGCGGGCATATCCTTTGATACCCACGTGATCGCCAACCCGACCAATACCCGAGAGTGGATCGTGTTCTTCAAGAAGGACGCGGGGCGCAGCTTTTTCCTCGTGGACGAGAGCGAGCAGGTCGAGTCGTTCGCGCAGCTGGATAGCCTGATCGGCGAGTTGCGCGAGCTGGGCATCAAGAACGTGGAAATCCATCTCTGATCCGCAGAGTCATCCAGAGGCACCGCCATGTCCAATCAGCATCGATTTCCGCAAATGATCAACAGCGGCATGGGATGGGCACTCCAGTGAGTTGTTCGACCGGCCGGAAGATCGACCATCTGCGCCGGCAGATCCCGAATTTCGCCTGCGTGCCGGGTTGCCACGACTGCTGCGGGCCGGTGACCGCGTCCTCTGAGGAAATGTCGCGCCTGCCGGTGAAGAGCGATGCCGAGCATGAGGCCGCGCTCGCGCACTGGAACTGCGTGCACCTGGGGCCCCAGGGCTGCGAGGTGTACGACGAGCGTCCGCTGATCTGCCGGTTGTTCGGCACCACCCCGAGCCTGCCATGCCCGCGCGGCCGTGGGCCGGAAATCGCAATCGATGAGCAGGTCGAGCGCCAGGTGCATGAGTTGATCGCGACGACCCGGCAGGTGCTGGTCTAGCGGGTAGGGCGCTACGACAGCGGCGCCCCCTGGCGCTAGCGGGTCATGTAGCCGAGCTGCCAGGAGCGCGGGACGAAGTAGACGATCACCGCCAGCGCGCAGGCCAGCGCTCCGCTCATGGCCATCGCCGCCATCCCCAGGTGATGTTCCAGGAACGCGCCCAGCGCACCGCCCAGCAGCATGCCGCTCCAGGGCACGAGCTGCACCCGCCAGCCATCATGGCGTTCCCCCAGTAGCCAGCGCCCGAGGCCACGGCCGAAACGGGACAGGGCACCGGTTACGTAGGTGAGGCCGATGGGCATGCCATTCACCTGCTCCACAACCGCGTTCAGCATCCCCATCGCGACGATTGCCGCAACGAAGGCGGGGAGGGTCTGCGCCTCGGGCCAGAGTGCGGCGAGCCCGAGCAGTGCTGCGACGACCATCAGCAGCGGCGTGGCCCGCCGCTTGAACCAGCGGGCCAGGACAACGCCCAGGGCGTTGCCGGCAACGAAGCACAGCACTGCCAGCGACAGTCGCCACAGGCTCGTCAGGTCGTGGTCATTCACGGCGACGGCAAGCCGGGTGGTGTTGCCGCTCATGAAGGACACGAAGTCGCCAGTGGCCAGAAAGCCGATCGCATCGGTCATCCCCGCCAGCACGGACAACCCCGCGACGAGCCCCAGCCCGACACGCCCACGCAGGAGGTGGAGCCGCGATCGTTTGGCGCTGCGGGGCGTCGGAGCATGAGGAAGCATGGAGATACCGCCTGGTTGGATGAGGCTATGACTAGGGGGAGGGGATCAGCCTTGCGCGGTGGGCACTTCGTCTTCGCTGATGCAGTGCTCGATTTCGGTCACCTTGCGCAACGCCAGGTCGGCGTTGGGATAGGCGCCAAACATGCGCCCCTGGTAGAAGACCACCCAGACGAAGCCTGACGGCTCCATATCCGGGAGCCCTTTGAGCCGCGACTGGAATCGGTCGGGCAAATCGTCGATGTGCATCTGTGCCATACCGCGCAGGATCATGGCGGGTCACCTCCATTTCGCTCGGCGGTATTTTCGATCCGCGCTGACGGTTGGGCAATACGACGGAAGTTTGTCCCGGACCATGATGGCGGGCGGTCACTGGGACGCCGGTGACGGATAGAGGCCGGCCAGACGCGCGATGAGGACGCCCACGTAGAAGACGCCGGTGAACTCTTCGATCATCACCAGCGAGCGGGCGTGATTGGTCAGCGGCACGATGTCGCCATACCCGGTGGTGGTGAGGGTGGTGAAGCTGAAGTAGATCAGCTTGAAGAAGGTCCCGGTCTGGGTGAAGTCCAGACGGGTGGGGCCGAACGAGCCGGGAAAAGTCATCTCGACCTGGGCATGGATGAAGGACCAGGCGAAGGCCAGCATGATGTAGCCGGCCAGCGCGCCGTGCAGCTTGTCCGCGGTGATCTGCCCGCGCCTGAGTACATAGCGAAGCACGCCGCCGCTCGGCCAATACGATTCGAGCAGGCTGATCAATCTCGGCAACAATCGCTGGTTGTTCAAGCCGGAACTGGGCATCTCCAAGCGCCTGGGCGCCGTGACCCTGGAGTTGTCCGGGGCGGGCACCTTCTTCACGGACAATGACGACTTCTACGGCCACCGGGAGCTTTCCCAGAATCCGATCTACCAGGTGCAGGGACATCTGATCCATGCCTTTGCCAATAACGTCTGGGCGGCGTTGGATGCGACGTACTTCGCGGGTGGGAGCACGTCAATCGATGGCGTAGGCAACCACGACTTCCAGGAAAACACCCGCTACGGCGCCACCCTCGCATTGCCGTTAAGCCGACAACATTCGCTGAAGCTGTATGCGAGCAATGGTGCGCATAAGCTACGAGCAAGCGTCCCGGTAGGGGCGCCTTCTGCCACTATTTCTCGCAGCCGCCCCCGAGCGGACCACTGCCGGGTGCCTGAATCAACCTGGCACGCCGAACCAGCTCTTGACCACGCGCATGGTCGGTGGAATGGGCGTGGTGACGGTATCGAGGACGCGGCGGTAGCCGGTCGACAGGATGAGCCAGGCGCCGTCGCGCTTGACGTATTCGTCCTGGTAAAGCGCCGTGCCCTGGACCATCCAGTCGTCATCGAGGTTGATCACCTGATCTTCCAGGTACCACACGCCACGGGCGCGATCGGGGGCGATCAGCTCGATCTCGGGATGGTGTCCCTGGTGCTTGGACAGCAAGGTCGGACGGTCCATCAGCTGCCTCAGCCCGGCGATGAAGGCGTCGCGGCCGACGAAGGCGTATGTGCCACTGTCCAGCTGGGTCGTGACGTCCTCGGCGAGGCAGGCGGCGAACAGTGCCCAATCATGGGTATCGATGGCGCGGAAGTAGCGGTACTTGAGTTGGCGGATCTGTTCGATCTCCAGAAGGGCTTCGAGGGGCTCGATCATCTGCCTGGCTCCGGCGGCTATGGGGGGAGCAAAGAGCGTGTCAGTGTGCCATCGACAGCTCATCGTCCAAGGGGACTAGCCCTAGTCCGATCGGCCGATTCCCACCCTTGCGAACGATGCAAGTCTGCTCCCTGCCTGCCTCACCGCAGGTCGAGCTGCAAGGCTCGTGGCATGCCCGAGGACATCCCCCAACCGACGCACCGAGCAATCCACGTCAGGCAACGTCACCGCCGCCCCTTCGGTGACCTTCGGCTAACGCGGGCAACGCCGCCTCCACACAACAATAAGGAAAGGAGAAATCACCCATGAACATGCTGCAAGGCAAGGTGGCGCTGGTCACCGGTGGCGGTCAGGGCGTGGGCCAGGGCATTGCCTTCGCCCTCGCCGCCGAGGGCGCCAGGGTCGCCGTCGCGGGCCGCACCCGCGCCACACTGGAACAGACCGTGGAAGAAATCCGCAAGCGGGGCGGCGAAGCGCTGGCGGTAGAGTGTGACGTGATGAGCGCAGCCGATCTCGATCGCAGCGTGGCCCAGGTGGTGGAAGCCTTCGGCGGCCTCGATATCCTGGTCAACAACGCGCAGATCGTGCCGCTGGGGCGCATCCTCGACGTCAGCGACGAGGAGTTCATGAAGGGCATCGATTCGGGCCCTATTGCCACCCTGCGCCTGATGCGCGCCTGCTACCCGCACCTCAAAGGCAATGGATCGATCGTCAACCTGGCTTCTTCCGCCTCCGTACGCTGGGATGCCTCTGGCTACGGCCACTACGCCGCCACCAAGGAAGCCATCCGCTCCCTGAGCCGCGCGGCCGCCTGCGAATGGGGCGTGGACGGCATCCGCGTCAACGTCATCGCCCCTCATGCCCTGTCACCGGGACTGCGCGGCTGGGTGGATGCCCATCCGGCGGAGGCCGAGGCGTTCTTCCAGAGCATTCCGCTGCGGCGGGTCGGCGACTGCGAAGCGGATATCGGCCGCACCGTGGCCTTCCTGGTCAGCGACAACGCCCGCTACCTGACCGGCGCCACCATCCCGCTGGATGGCGGCCAAGCCTACTGGGGTTGAACAAGGAGTCTTTCATGCAACGTCTGGCAAACAAGATCGCCATCATCACCGGAGGCGCCCGCGGCATGGGTGCCGAAACCGCGCGCCTGTTCGTCTCCGAAGGCGCCCGCGTGGTCATCGCCGACCTCCTCGAACAGGAAGGCGCGGCCCTGGCCGTCGAGCTGGGTGAAGCGGCCAGCTTCCAGCGCCTGGACGTCAGCTGCGAGGAAAACTGGCAGCGCGTGGTACAGGCCACCCTGGAACGTCACGGACGAATCGATGTGCTGGTGAACAACGCTGCCGTACTGGTGTTCGGTGCCATCGAAGAACTGTCCAAGGCGGAGTTCGAACGGGCGCTGTCGATCAACCTGACCGGCACCTTCCTCGGCATCCACAGCGTGGCGCCGATCATGCGCGAACAAGGCCGTGGCGCTATCGTCAATATTTCCTCGGTGGATGGCCTGCGAGGCGTCAATGCCCTGGCCGCCTACGTATCGAGCAAATGGGGCGTGCGCGGCCTGACCAAGGTCGCGGCACTGGAGCTCGGCCCACACGGCGTGCGGGTCAACTCGGTGCATCCGGGCGGCGTCGATACGCTGATGTCCAACCCCACCGGCGCCGCGCGCGACGAACTGGCCGGGCAGTACCGCACGGTGCCGCAGCAGCGCATCGGCGCACCGGAAGAGATAGCCCGCGCCACGCTGTTCCTCGCCAGTGACGAGGCCAGCTACTGCAACGGCAGCGAACTGTCGGTGGATGGTGGCGTAGCGGCGGGCGCTTATTATCCGGGCTTGCCGGGTTCGCCGATCTAGGCCGGAGCGGGCGGTCCTGTCCCTAAGACTGCCCGCACTGTTTTTCACCTGGGGCCACTGCGTTTCATGGGCCCGACAGCTCAGTACTCCACGTCCTTCGGCGATGGCTGTGCCTCGCGCAGCTCGGCCCTGATTGCAGCATGGACAATCGCTACCGTGGCAGCATGCACCATCCAGCCGTGGCTCAAAATTAGCCGCGGCGAGCGTGGTCGCTTTGTCCGTAACCATGAGGTGCCAGGCTGGCTGCAGGCGCATGATCAACGTCCGCTACTGGCCGATAGTTGCCGCCAACCAGCGGCAACTTCCGCCCCAAGCGGCCACTCACGAACAGCCGCATCCGGCCAGAAGGGACGTTCAGAGGAGAGACATTGAATCTGTCCTCTTTCCCGACAGGCCCAGGGCGGGTGCGCAAGCGGGGCGCAGTGAACCTCTGGGCGCTTCGGCTGGATTTCGGCTACGCCTTGCCCAGGACAGGTTCACGCTCGCGCCGTCATGTACGCCTGTTCACAAGGCATTCATTTCAGCAATATCGCGCGCCACCTGATCTGCAGAGTGGTCGAACATCGCCTGCTCCTGCGCATCCAGCGACATCTCGATCACCCGCACGAGCCCCTCGTCTGAGAGTACACAGGGGACACCCATGGCAATCCCTGTTCGCCCGTACTCGCCCTCGAGAATCGCGACCGCCGGCAAAATGCGGTTTCGCCCATTGGCGATAGCGTCCACCATCTGTGCAATTGCCACGCCCGGCGCGTCGCAGGCGCTCCCCAGCTTCTTCAAGCCCAGAATCTCGCCGCCACCCTTGCGTGTGCGCTCTACGATCCGCTCTATCTGCTCACTGGACAGGAAGTGAGACAGTGGCACCGAACCGACCGCGCAGTATCGCATCAGCGGCACCATGCTATCGCCATGCCCGCCCAGGACCAGCGCGGTGATATCCCGAGTAGAAAACCCTGTCTCCTCGGCAATGAAGCACTTCATGCGCGCTGTATCGAGCACGCCCGCCTGCCCGAAGACCCTGTTGCGTCCCAGCCCACTAAGGCTGCAAGCCCGATAGGTCAGCACGTCGACCGGGTTCGATACCACCAACACCGTCGCCGCCGGAGCATGACGATTGATATCGAGCATGATGCTGTCGAGGATCGGCAGATTGATACTCAATACATCCTGGCGCGACTGACCAGGCTTGCGGGGAACTCCCGCCGTAATCACCACCAGGTCAGAGCCTTGCAGCAATTCGGCATTGGACCCGCCGTAAACCCGGGTGTCTGACCCCGACTCGACTGCCGCCTGCCAGATGTCCAGCGCCTTGCCCTTTGCCAACTCACCCTGCACATCAATCAACGCCAACTCACGACAGAGTTCATCCAGGGCGATGATCTGAGCCGCCGCCTCACCGACTATACCGGCACCCACAATTGATAGTTTGTTCACCTCACACCTCCGCGCGGTGCGGGCCACGAGCAATACGCGCACCTTTGCAGATAAGTATTAGCCGCTAACGCAAAAAGGCCACACGGAGGTGACCGAAGTCGTCACGGATGGACAGTCCTGGCCGAAGCCGGACGCGTGACGCATGAGAAGAAGTACTAGGGCTGGGCGAGGTGCGCGTTGCTGGTGATGACGCCTTGCACGATTTCCACCGCTCCGTTGATGGCGAACTGAACGCCCATGCAGACGAGCAGGAAACCCATCAGGCGGGATATGGCATCGATGCCGGATGCGCCTGTCGCTTTCATGATCCAGTCCGAGGCGCGCAGGCAGATCCAGAGCGTCAGTGCCGATGACAGGAAAATCAGTGGCGGGGCGGTCAGCAGGACCCACTGCGGAAAGCTCGTGCTGTGTTTGATCGTGGCGGAGGAGCTGATGATCATCGCGATGGTGCCAGGGCCGGCGGTGCTGGGCATGGCGAGCGGGATGAAGGCGAAACTGGCGCGTTCGGCATTGCCTTCCTGCGGGGCCGTGGACGGGATGGGTTGGGGGAACAGCATCCTGCCGCCGATGATGCAGAGGATTCCGCCCCCGGCGATCCGCAAGCCGGGGATGGAGATGTTGAAGACATCCATGATGAATTCACCGATGTAGTAGGTGAAGGTCATGATGAGGAAGACGTAGAACGCGGTCAGGAGTGCCTGTCTGTTCTTTTCTTCGCGGCTGAATCCTTGGGAAAGCGCCAGGAACAGCGCGACGGTCGTCGGCGGGTTGATCAAGGGAAGTATTGCCAGAAGACCGAGAACGATAGCGTCGAACAGACTGCTCATATCCGGGGGTCCTTGTCATGTTCCGGATGTTCTCCGCGGCTTGGACGCCGCGGATTTTCGCTCATGCCAGTGGGGGGCGGGCTACTTGCTGAGCATGATGCTCAGGTCGCTGTTCACTTCCTTGATGGCCTGCTTGAAGTCGTCGGCGGTAATGGCCTCCTTGTCGTTCTCGAGCGTCTTGCCGAAGATCTTGCGCACCACATAGACCATGGGTTTGCCGGTCGCGACGTCGGTGATGCTGGCCTCGACATAGAGCTCGGTATTCTGGTCCCGATGTCCGGTGGCGGCGGATGTGGCGCCGACGATCGCGGCGATGGGAACCACTTCGTACCACTTCATGCCTTCGTTGGAGGCACTGACGCCGGTAATGGCGGCCTTCACCTGCATGGCGCGCTGGCCGGCGGGGACGGCCTGCCGGGTGGGAACTACCTTGTACTGCAGGGCGATCGTCTGCTTCGCGGTGGAGCTGGCGTAGTTCTGCAGGTCCTGCAGGGTCTTCTGGTTCACCCGCTCATTCGGTTTTGGCGCCGGGTACAACACCAGTTTGTCGAAAACGACCGTGCTATAGGAGCGCGGCTTGAAGTCCGGAGACACCCAGCGCATCACTGGATGTCCACTGGGCGACGTCGCTTCCTGGAGCCCCGAATAGTTGGGCAGGAAGCCGGAGTACTGCTCTTTTTCCGTAACTTGCGAAACACAGCCGGTGATAAGGACGCTGCTGAAGATGGCGCAAAGTAGCGTTTTATCAAATCTGCTCATGATGGGTTTCCTTGCCGACGTTAGGGCGCATTGGGAGCTGGATTTCACGTTTCGATGGGTGAACTTTCCGTTGGCGTCCGATGCCGCGACAAAGGGCGCCTGAAGCAATTACCGGGTGTCATGTCTTCGATTCGAATTGCAGTATTGGCCTGTGTGAAAAGTAGTGCGAAGAAGTTTAGGCGTGATTTTGCCCGCAGCCACTGTGGGGATTTTCTTCAGCAACCGAATCGAACGGATTCGGTTAAGGCCGCTCCCGAGCTGGGCAGCCTTCTGGCGTTCGACGGCGTGTTTTCCCGATAGCGCTGCGCGCGGTCCGGCCCTTCAACGGTCGAGGCTGTTGCGTTGCTGCTCGAACCAGTCCAGCACGGCCTGGCACGCCGGGTGCGCGGCGCCGCTGTCGCGCAGCCAGAGGGCGTAGCGGCCGCCGGTCTTCAAGGCTTCGCCAAAGGGCACGATGAGGTCGCCGCGCTGCAGGGCATCGTGGGCGAGCATGCGATCGGTCATGGCCACGCCCAGGCCTCGGGTGGCGGCATCCAGCGCCAGGTCGTCGAGGTTGAACAGGATGTGCTTGAACTGCGTGGGCGGCGCGTCGGCCTGCGCGCGCAGCCACTGCGGCCATTCCAGGCGGCCGGTGGAGGCGTGGATCAGCGCATGCCGGGCCAGTTCCTCCAGCGAGCGTGGCGGCTCCTGGCCATCGTCCAGACGCGGGGCGCACACCGGGATCAGGTATTCGTCGTAGAGCGGCATGAGCGTGCGGCCCTGTGGGTCGCTGCCGCTGGGAAGATAGAGCACGTAGGCATCGCAGTCACCGCCATCGTCCACCACTTCGCCACCCACGGTCTCGATGGACAGGCATAGCTCCGGGTGCTGGGTGTAGAAGGAGCTCAGGCGCGGCAGCAGCCAGCGCACCGCCAGCGACACGAAGGTGCGGATGCGGAAGGGGCGGTCCTGCGAGGCGGGGGCCAGGCGCTCTTCCAGGCGCAGCAACTGCTTGAGCATGCCCTGGGCCACCGTGTACACCTCACGGCCGGCATCGGTCAGGGCGACCTTGCGGCTGGTGCGGTCGAACAGCGGCACCCGGTAGTGCTCCTCCAATTGCTGTACCTGCCGGCTGATGGCGCTCTGGGTCAGGTGCAGCTGCCGCGCCGCCTCGGTGAAGCTGCCGGCCTCGGCGACCTGCACCAGTGCCTGGAGTGCCTGCAGGGAGGGAACGCGAAGCAATCTGTCCATACGGGTGATCCATGCAAATCCGGAATGGAAGGATGAAAAATGAGCGTTGGCGCAACTCGCGCAACTGCCCGTAGATTCTGGCCATAACGCGCCATCGGGGAGAATCGCTTAGATACCCTCAGCGCATGGATTGTGAAGGAGTACCAGGCAATGAACAATCACTGTGGCTGGATCGCCCAGGCGGGCGAATTGCCAGCCCGAGCGCAACTTGTCGGTACCCAGCGGGCGGACTGGCTGATCATCGGTGGCGGCATCACCGGCCTGTCCGCCGCGCACACCCTGGCCCGGCGTTTTCCGCAGCAGCGTATCGTTCTGCTGGAGCGCCAGCGCATCGCCCAAGGCGCTTCCGCGCGCAATTCCGGCTTCGTGGTCGCCCATGAGCTGCCGTCGCCCGCCGAGCGGCTCGGCCAGCCGGGACACGGCGCTTACCAGGTGGCTTCGCGTATCGGCGTCAGCGCTGCGCAGGAAGTCCGCCAGCGCATCGCCGAACTGGGCATCGACTGCGAGCTGAATGACGACGGCTACCATTTCGCCGCGCACCGCCCCGAGCACCTGGAGGACATCGACAACATCCTCGCAAGCCTGGCATCGGTCGGCGCGACCGCGCGCTATTTCGAGGGCGCCGCCCTGGAACAGCGACTCGGCAGCGCCTTCTATGCGCGGGCCATCCATTGCACCGGCGGCAATGCGCTGCTGCAGCCGGCCCGCTATGTGCGGGGTCTGGCCGAGGGCCTGCCGGCATCTGTGGACGTCTACGAGCAGAGCGCCGTGACCGACCTGAGCCGCAGCGGCCAGGGCTGGACGGCGCGCACCGCGCAAGGCGAGGTGCACGCTCCGCAAGTATTGGTGTGCCTCGGGGCTTTCATCGCCCGCGCCGGGGTGCGCAACAGCGGAGCCTTCCCGCTGGAGCTCAGCGCCAGCATCACCCGCCCGCTGGACGAGCCGCGTTGGCAGTCGCTGTTCGGCGAGCGCCAATGGGGCGTGCTCGCGCCGCTGCCGGGCGGTGGCACCGTGCGCCTGCTGCCGGGGCGGCGGCTGCTGATCCGCAACACCGTCGAATATCGCCATCGCGACCTCGGCGCTGGTGCCCTGGCGGAGCGTCAGCGCCGCCACCTGGCGGGCCTGCAGAAGCGCTTCCCCGGCATCGTTGCGGACGACATCGCCTACACCTGGACCGGCCACCTGAGCGGCACCCGCTCGGGCGAACCCTACTTCGCCCGCGTCGACCGGGGCCTGCATGCCGTGGCCGGCTGCAACGGTTCGGGCGTGGCGCGCGGCACCCTGTGGGGTCGCCTGCTGGTGGAAATGGCGGCGGGCGACAGTTCGCCCGTGCTCGCCGATGTGCTGGCCCAGGCCAGCCCCGGCTACCTGCCACCCAGCCCGTTCTTCGATATCGGCGCCTCGCTGCGCATGGCCTGGGAAGTGCGCCGCGCGCGCGCCGAGGCTTGATCCATCCCTTTACCCCCGCACGACAACCCATAAAGACAAGAAACGAGGGCAGCATGATCAACCGTTCCATGACTCTGGCCAGTCTCACCCTGACGGGCCTCACCCTGGCCTCTGCGGCCGGCACCGTCCAGGCGGCGCAGACCGTCACCATCGCCAACTGGAGCAGCTACATCGCCGACGACACGCTGGCCAATTTCACCCAGCAGACCGGTATCCAGACCACCTACGACCTGGTGGACAGCAACGAGACCACCGAAGCCAAGCTGATGACCGGCGTCAGTGGCTACGACCTGGCCAGCCCGTCCAACCACTTCCTGCCGCGCCTGATCAAGGCGGGTGCCATCCAGGAGCTGGACAAGAGCAAGCTGCCGCACTGGAATAACCTCGATCCGAAGCTGATGAAGATCCTCGAGGTCAGCGACCCGGGCAACCGCTACGCCATTCCCTATCTCTGGGTGACCGTGGGCATCGGCTACAACGAGGACAAGATCAAGGCCATCTTCGGCAACACCGACGTCACTAAGAGCTGGCAGTTGCTGTTCGATCCGAAGAACCTCTCGAAGCTCGCCCAGTGCGGCGTGGCGGTGATCGACAACTCCACGCAGAT harbors:
- a CDS encoding polyamine ABC transporter substrate-binding protein; translated protein: MINRSMTLASLTLTGLTLASAAGTVQAAQTVTIANWSSYIADDTLANFTQQTGIQTTYDLVDSNETTEAKLMTGVSGYDLASPSNHFLPRLIKAGAIQELDKSKLPHWNNLDPKLMKILEVSDPGNRYAIPYLWVTVGIGYNEDKIKAIFGNTDVTKSWQLLFDPKNLSKLAQCGVAVIDNSTQMVPITLKVLGRDPASQNPDDFKAAEAALQAIRPSISYFHQSKYVSDLANGNICLAIGFSGDVLQAMTTARQAGNGVKIGYSLPREGTTIAVDTVVIPKGAPHLDNAYAYMDYLLQPKVIANISNAVQYPNGNAAASQYVDAELRSNPAVYPPQEVLDTLFPIKTLSPAGMRMNTRLWTRVKSGQ